A window of Enoplosus armatus isolate fEnoArm2 chromosome 3, fEnoArm2.hap1, whole genome shotgun sequence contains these coding sequences:
- the stx18 gene encoding syntaxin-18 isoform X3 — MKFSRGADPRVASLPRRKKCLISSDLNRMTDNERDQIDQDAQIFMRTCSEAIKQLRNEAEKQVTSAQIKEHRGAVLDLIELYLRGVCKLYSEQRAIRVKRMVDKKRLSRLAPEHHSRVEKTPEVEPTEEKTVKEESSEKSVSEVLDNPVNLWEEGRVEDELSPEEIQMFEQENQRLVSEMNSLVDEVRQIEGKVVEISRLQEIFAEKVLQQETEIDSIHQLVVGATENVKEGNEDIREAIKNNAGFRVWILFFLVMCSFSLLFLDWYDS; from the exons TCTCATCTCATCAGATCTTAACCGCATGACGGACAATGAACGTGACCAGATTGACCAGGACGCCCAGATCTTCATGAGGACCTGCTCTGAGGCCATCAAACAGCTACGCAACGAAG CGGAGAAGCAGGTGACATCAGCCCAGATAAAGGAGCACAGAGGGGCAGTGCTGGACCTCATTGAATTGTATCTAAGAG GAGTATGTAAGCTGTACTCTGAGCAGAGAGCAATCAGAGTCAAGAGAATGGTGGACAAGAAGAGGCT GTCAAGGCTTGCGCCAGAGCACCACAGTCGGGTGGAGAAAACACCGGAGGTGGAGCCCACAGAGGAGAAGACTGTCAAGGAGGAAAGTTCTG AGAAGAGTGTGTCAGAAGTCCTGGACAACCCTGTCAACCTGTGGGAGGAGGGCCGAGTGGAGGACGAGCTCTCTCCTGAGGAGATTCAGATG TTTGAGCAGGAGAACCAGAGGTTGGTGAGCGAGATGAACAGCCTGGTGGATGAAGTGAG GCAAATCGAGGGGAAGGTGGTGGAGATCTCACGACTGCAGGAGATCTTTGCTGAGAAAGTCCTGCAACAA GAAACGGAGATAGACAGTATTCATCAGCTGGTTGTGGGCGCTACAGAAAACGTCAAGGAAGGCAATGAGGATATACGAGAG GCCATCAAAAACAACGCTGGCTTCCGGGTATGGATCCTGTTCTTCCTGGTCATGTGCTCTTTCTCGCTCCTCTTCCTGGACTGGTACGACAGCTAA
- the LOC139283282 gene encoding neuronal vesicle trafficking-associated protein 1-like isoform X2: MVKLGNNFSEKNNGKVASEDGFDTIPLITPLDASQLQFPPPDKVTLLVICALAFLVCVVFLVVYKVYQYEQPCPDSFVYTQGRCMPAGMYGNYPPQGPGGRGRLFTLINHYNIAKQTITRSVSPWMTIMSEEKVTQQETETAQKLA; encoded by the exons ATGGTTAAACTGGGGAATAATTTCAGCGAGAAGAATAACGGGAAGGTGGCTTCTGAAGACGGATTTGACACCATCCCTCTCATAACACCATTAGATGCCAGCCAGCTGCAGTTTCCTCCACCAGATAAG GTGACCTTGCTGGTGATCTGTGCCCTGGCCttcctggtgtgtgtggtgttccTGGTCGTCTACAAGGTCTACCAGTATGAGCAGCCTTGCCCTGACAGCTTTGTTTACACG CAAGGTCGCTGCATGCCGGCTGGGATGTATGGCAACTACCCCCCTCAGGGCCCTGGGGGTCGCGGGCGCCTCTTTACCCTCATCAACCACTACAACATAGCCAAGCAGACCATCACCCGGTCAGTTTCACCATGGATGACCATCATGTCTGAGGAGAAGGTCACccagcaggagacagagactGCACAGAAACTGGCTTAA
- the LOC139283282 gene encoding neuronal vesicle trafficking-associated protein 1-like isoform X1: MVKLGNNFSEKNNGKVASEDGFDTIPLITPLDASQLQFPPPDKVVVKTKADYDGESKKGKLRSPKIAEFSISIIEGVSERLKVTLLVICALAFLVCVVFLVVYKVYQYEQPCPDSFVYTQGRCMPAGMYGNYPPQGPGGRGRLFTLINHYNIAKQTITRSVSPWMTIMSEEKVTQQETETAQKLA, from the exons ATGGTTAAACTGGGGAATAATTTCAGCGAGAAGAATAACGGGAAGGTGGCTTCTGAAGACGGATTTGACACCATCCCTCTCATAACACCATTAGATGCCAGCCAGCTGCAGTTTCCTCCACCAGATAAG GTGGTGGTGAAGACAAAGGCAGACTACGATGGTGAGAGCAAGAAGGGGAAGCTACGGTCTCCGAAAATCGCAGAGTTCTCAATAAGCATCATCGAAGGCGTATCTGAGCGACTCAAA GTGACCTTGCTGGTGATCTGTGCCCTGGCCttcctggtgtgtgtggtgttccTGGTCGTCTACAAGGTCTACCAGTATGAGCAGCCTTGCCCTGACAGCTTTGTTTACACG CAAGGTCGCTGCATGCCGGCTGGGATGTATGGCAACTACCCCCCTCAGGGCCCTGGGGGTCGCGGGCGCCTCTTTACCCTCATCAACCACTACAACATAGCCAAGCAGACCATCACCCGGTCAGTTTCACCATGGATGACCATCATGTCTGAGGAGAAGGTCACccagcaggagacagagactGCACAGAAACTGGCTTAA